The Clarias gariepinus isolate MV-2021 ecotype Netherlands chromosome 4, CGAR_prim_01v2, whole genome shotgun sequence genome window below encodes:
- the scgn gene encoding secretagogin, with amino-acid sequence MDCALDQLDAAGFLRIWQHFDADDNGYIEGKELDAFFRHLLIKLGPGDKITEEKVQQLKARFMSAYDVTADGRLQIQELANMILPEQENFLLLFHREAPLDNSVEFMKIWRKYDADSSGYISAAELRDFLKDLFQQHKKEVSSNKLDEYTDTMMNIFDKNKDGRLDLNDLARILALQENFLLQFKIDANSLNERKRDFEKIFTHYDVSKTGALEGPEVDGFVKDMMELVRPSISGPELDQFRTVLLRHCDVNKDGKIQKNELALCLGMKLKP; translated from the exons ATGGACTGCGCTCTAGACCAGCTGGACGCTGCAGGATTTCTGCGCATCTGGCAGCACTTTGATGCAGATG ataACGGCTACATCGAGGGGAAGGAGCTGGACGCCTTTTTTCGGCATCTTCTGATAAAACTGGGACCAGGG GATAAGATAACGGAGGAGAAAGTGCAGCAGCTGAAGGCCAGGTTCATGTCCGCCTACGATGTCACGGCTGATGGTCGCCTTCAGATCCAGGAA CTCGCCAATATGATCCTACCAGAACAAGAAAACTTCCTCTTGCTATTCCACCGTGAAGCTCCTCTGGACAACAGTGTGGAGTTTATGAAG ATTTGGAGGAAGTATGATGCAGACAGCAGTGGCTATATATCTGCAGCCGAGCTAAGG GATTTCCTAAAGGATCTTTTTCAGCAGCACAAAAAGGAAGTGTCCTCTAACAAGCTGGATGAATACACAGACACCatg ATGAATATATTTGACAAGAACAAAGATGGCCGCTTGGATCTGAATGATTTAGCGAG GATCCTGGCTCTACAGGAGAACTTCCTGTTGCAGTTCAAGATAGAC GCAAACTCTCTGAATGAGAGGAAACGAGACTTTGAAAAAATCTTCACTCATTACGATGTT AGTAAGACAGGTGCTCTGGAGGGACCCGAGGTGGACGGATTCGTCAAAGACATGATGGAGCTGGTCAGG ccgaGTATCTCCGGCCCGGAGTTGGACCAGTTCAGAACCGTGCTGCTGCGCCACTGCGACGTGAATAAAGACGGAAAGATCCAGAAAAACGAACTGGCCTTGTGTTTAGGGATGAAACTTAAACCTTAA